gaaaaatggcttaaggacaacaaagtcaaggtattggagtggccatcacaaagctttgacctcaatcctatataaaatGTGTGGGCAGCACTGAAAAAAAGTGtgtaaatcactctactattattctaacatttcacattcttaaaataaagtggtgatcctaactgacctaagacagggaatttttactaggattaaatgtgaggaattgtgaaaaactgagtttaaatgtacttggctaaggtgtatgtaaacttccgacttcaactgtatattgagtATTATCATTATTTACTGGGTGTTAGTGAGAACAAACATATGCAGAATCACTTCGGCACTAAATGACAGCATTTGCACACTTACTGTCCAGCTAATCAAGATGCCAGTTGTCATTGTCTTAAGGTCCACAGCTCAGAatacaacacaaacaacacaccacCTCAAGCAGTATGGAATGGGATGTTACCCCCGGTGACAGATAGTGTTTTTGCCATCTGCTAGCTAATTGCCTTCCTGTTTCTACGTCATTCACTTTTCCTCTCATTCACGCTTTTCCAGTTACCTGCCAGGCTATTGTGTTTCCCAGAGCGAGTGGGCCACACTTCAAGATCAATGTCAACAAGCATGCCAGCCTTCCGGTGAAGAAGTGAAGTGTCAGTAGCGGGGTATCAAAACCTGTAGTTATCTCATCTGTGACCACATATGTAGGATGAAATGCAACTGCATTAGTGGAAAATCTGTATTACAATCTCTATTGAGCTCATGTTCAAGGGGAGATAGGTACTGAACTGTCCTTGCCCTTGATGAGGGTGGATGATGGACAACCCCTAACTGTTCTCTGTGGTTTCAGGGAGAGGTAAGGGTGGAGCCAGCCCTCTTTTGAAGTGTCTCCACCCTGAGTCAGATTGTCTTTCTCAGCACAGGGCCTCACTGTGTCAAAGACCCAGACTGCATAGAGACAAAACTACATTGTGTTCAGCCAGTGTAGCCAGAGAGATATACTGCTAATGAGCTTCCAGTCTACAGCCTCAGATCTGGCACTGGGAGCCTCAGCTAGAGTTTCAACTACCATCAAAAAGTCATTATCGCTGTGCTTTCATTTCAGAAACAAAGTACTGCTCAAAGGAATCTGTTTGTTTGATCCCATGGTGGGCGCCTGGGCGGAGCAGCTTCTTACGGAACTGCGGAGAGTCAAGTCCCTTTCAAAGAGACAGACGAATTAAACTTTTATCAAGTTATCTTGACGTTCTCTCATTCAAATGGGACATTCTTTGGTTATGAGGAACACATGAAATAGAATAGTTATTGTATATATTTCTTTATGTGTGTAGCAATTCAAGAAATACAAACGCTTTTGTTTAAAGGCGTTAGAAAAGGTCTACAGTATTGACCTTGTTTGGAAGTGGTGAGAGGTAAAAATCAGGAAAGCGACTGTGACCATAGCAGTAGCAGGAACCACCTGTGCTCATGCAGTAGAAAGTGATAATGGTTTCCCACAGAAAATAACAGGGAAAAAACAGCCATAATTGATCACAAGGTGTTCTGTGTTCCTCAGGTTGGCAGAGCAGCAACTGTTGGATGCATGTCCATTCTAGCATGCCAAGTCTAATGCATTGGGCAAGATAATCACTATCCACTCAGTCCTCTCACTGCACGTTGTTGCACTTGTAGTTCTACCTATTCTTACCGGAGGCATTCAAAAAGTAGATATTTGTTGGACTGTTAATGCTTAGATCAAGGACGAACCAAGATGTGTTCAAGGTCTTGGGTCTAATTCAAAGAACAATACGTAATAGTTTACAACATACTGAAAATGTCAAATTCATATGAAAGTGTTGGTCAGTGGTGTCAGAGAGCTGCATATGGGTCACATGTCCCCTATAAGGACATAGCAAATTACCAGTAACGAGAGGATTAGCCTCTTTAAATGGATTATCAGCCATATCTAGGGAGATAAAACCACAGCTTTACTAGTGAGTCCACTACAGCTTATCAGGCCCTTCACCTCCCTCAATGCCAGCAGCTTCAAGGCCTATAGTATGCCAAATAATTCTAATTACActaaacatactgtatatcttcACACTGGATAGGTCACAATTGGTCTATTTAATTGGCTCAATTAATTAGCAACTTGCACTTGTCCATTATTCTTTGGTAACATCCTGATTGTGACTTATCAAATAGCAGTCATTGATAAACAGCATATTAACATACAGTCGTggctaaaagttttgagaatgacacaaatattaattttcacaaagtctgctgcctcagtttgtatgatggcaattagcATATActtcagaatgttatgaagagtgatcagatgaattgcaattaattgcaaagtccctctttgccatgcaaatgaactgaatcccccccaaaacatttccactgcatttcagccctgccacaaaagtaccagctgacatcatgtcagtgattctctcgttaacacgggtgtgagtgttgacgaggacaaggctggagatcactctgtcatgctgattgagttcgaataacagactggaagcttcaaaaggagggtggtgcttggaatcattgttcttcctctgtcaatcatggttacctgcaaggaaacacgtgccgtcatgattgctttgcacaaaaagggcttcacaggcaaggatattgctgccagtaagattgcacctaaatcaaccatttatcagctcatcaagaacttcaaggagagcggttcaattgttgtgaagaaggcttcagggcacccaagaaagtccagcaagcgccaggaccatctcctaaagttgattcagctgcgagatcggggcaccaccagtacagagcttgctcaggaatggcagcagacaggtgtgagtgcatctgcacacacagtgaggcgaagacttttgcctaagaacacagacatgaataaagaatgttaccatcacatcctccgagagcaacttctcccaaccatccaggaacagtttggtgacgaacatgccttttccagcatgatggagcactttgccataaggcaaaagtgacaactaagtggctcggggaacaaaatatcgatattttgggtccatggccaggaaactccccagaccttaatcccattgagaacttgtggtcaatcctcaagaggcgggtggacaaacaaaacccacaaattctggcaaactccaagcattgattatgcaagaatgggctgccatcagtcaggatgtggcccagaagttaattgacagcatgccagggtggattgcagaggtcttgaaaaagaagggtcaacactgcaaatattgactctttgcatcaacttcatgtaattgtcaataaaagcctttgacacttatgaaatgcttgtaattatacttcagtattccatagtaacatctgacaaaaatatctaaagacactgaagcagcaaactttgtggaaattaatatttgtgtcattgtcaaaacttttggccacgactgttttGCAAATAACCCTAATTTGGTTTTCACTCCAAGCAGGggacaatgcttgaagaatttggGGTTAGTTGCGAGTGAAGGGTTCATGAAAACAGTGGGAGAGAAAGTGATACGAGGCTTAACTCTGCATGCAACATACAGTAATTGCTGCCATATGATCcatcagagagagacacagcgagagagagagaaacctgaGTTGAAGTAAAGAAGAATCCCATTGCTTCCTCCTGATAACAGGGTTTCTCTGCCTGGCAGCCTGTTGCGCCTTCCTAGACAGGAGTGTTCCAGTGCATTGGACACCGATGAGTGAGCACACCAGAGAGAAGCAGTgatgaatgaagagagagagcaggggcggCAGGGCCAGGCTCTGTTACCAGGGGTGGGGCACCAGATGCACTGGGTATCCTGACTTTAATTTAGTTTGATTTATGACTAAGGGGGTCAGAGGGCAATAACCGCCCCACGAGGTTTCACTTGTAGAGAGAAAGGGGGTCCCGTCCCCGTGTCTACTTCATATGAAACCTACACTATCATTCTAGTTCGTCTTTGTAATATTGTATATTTGGGTTCACTAGCTGACATATATCACAGCTGTGTTTCAAAACTGACCAAACATGAAACCTTTACTATGAACAGATCAATGTACTTAATTCGAAGTACCCCACCGGGCACAAATTGGTTGAATtttattgaaatgacgtggaaataaCGTTGAATAGACGTCTGTGCCCAGAGGGACCATTCTTGCAAATTACTTTAGCACACACATTTTGGTCCAAAAACATTCTTCAAATCCGAACACAACACTAATGTTCAAATTGCTAGCTGTAGCCTACAAATCAAGCCCTGGCACTGTAAGATAAGGGTTTGAAGATAATTAAATTATTTATCACAGATTCTGTCAGCCCGCTAACAGTTCCAAGCTCTCCGTTTGCCGACAGCTGAGGACAGAGCGAGGGAGATAGATTAACCAGACATCTCCTCTTACTGCCATTTAAAAAAAGAGACACGGAGACAGATAAGGGGTATGCATGAGTGCAGACCCATGAAACACAGACTCCACCGAACCCAATCATTTGCTCTCTTATCTTGACTTTAATGTGGCTTTGGGGCAGATGGTGCACTCGTACAGCCCCCCTCTAATATACCAGAGTACCGAAGCAGAGAGCCTCGGCCTGAAAGCAATGAGCTCCTACAGTGAGGGCCATCCCTGAGTGCCATGGAAATCGAAACAGATTGAGGACCCCTGGCCAGTCGGTGGTGGGCGTAAATGATTGGGCAACATCAATACGACCCCTCCTAGACTCTTAAAAGCGTCTGGTTCCATTATTCAATCCCAATGTTCTTTGTAGTTAATGAACTCCTCCTATAAAGAGTCTTTATGGCACGGCTGTTGAATTACCTTACAGATATTAGGGTGCCCCCACAGTGTCTCAAAAAAGGCTTGCCAAATGTCAACCTTCTGTGTAGAGAAATATAGAGATGTTTCTGGAGATGTCTACACCTACAGTGAATGGTAAGTGAATggaattacattttagtcaattacattagcaattagggttaagttgtCAAAAACCTTCTTCTGCACACTGATGTTTAAACAGTTAGGAATTACATTGGATCATAATCTATCACATCCATTAGATATGACATTAGCGACATACTGTATAGAACAAGAATGAAATGTAATGGGACAAAGAGAAAGTTATGCGGGGCAACTGCATTAACTTCTGTATCGTATGACACATTACACAAACCTCTTAAAATAACCCTCTCTTGGATTGCAACTTCATTTTAGGTCTGACATCCTTATGGCAGGCTGACTTGAATATCAATGCGACAGAGAGGGACCTTCCAGACAAAagcaatgtacagttgaagtcggaagtttgtatacaccttagccaaatacatttaaactcagtttcacaattcctgacatttaatctgagtaaatattccctgttttaggtaggttaggatcaccactttattttaagaatgtgaaatgtccaaataatagtagagagaattatttatttcagcttttatttctttcatcacattcccagtgggtcagaagtttacatacactcaattagtatttggtagcactgcctttaaatggtttaacttgggtcaaacgtttgggtagccttccacaagcttccaacaataagttgggtgaaatttggcccattcctcctgacagagctggtgtaactgagtcaggtttgtaggcctccttgctcgcacacactttttcagttctgcccacaaagtttctatgggattgaggtcagggctttttgatggccactccaatcacttgactttgttgtccttatgccataactttggaagtatgcttgggatcattgtccatttggaagacccatttgcgaccaagctttaacttcctgactgatgtctggagatgttgcttcaatatatccacatcattttttctcaggatgccatctattttgtgacatgcaccagtccctcctgcagcaaagcacccccacaacatgatgctgccacccctgtgcttcacagttgggatggtgttctttagcttgcaagcatccccctttttcctacaaacataacattggtcattatggccaaacagttctatttttgtttcatcagaccagaggacatttctccaaaaagtacaatctttgtccccatgtgcagttgcaaactgcagtctggcttttctatggaggttttggagcagtggcttcttccttgctgagtggcctttcaggttatgtcgatattggactcgttttactgtggatatagatacttttgtacctgtttcatccagcatcttcacaaggtcattttactgtactgttgttctgggattgattttcactttttgcaccaaagtacgttcatctctaggagacagaacgcgtctccttcctgagcagtatgacggatgcgtggtcccatggtgtttaaacttgcgtactattgtttgtacagatgaacgtggtaccttcaggcgtttggaaattgctcccaaggatgaatcaggcttgtggaggtcttccattttttttctgaggtcttggctgatgttcctttgattttcccatgatgtcaagcaaagaggcactgagtttgaaggtaggtcttgaaatacatccacaggtacacctccaattgactcaaattatgtcaatttgcctatcagaagcttctaaagtcatgacatcattttctggaattttccaagctgtttaaaagtcacagtcaacttagtgtatgtaaacttctgacccactggaattgtgatacagtgaatggtaagtgaaataatctgtctgtaaacaattgttggaaaaattacttgagtcatgcataaagtagatgtcctaactgacttgccaaaactatagtttgttaacaagaaatgtgtgtagtggttgaaaaacgagttttaatgacgccaacctatgtaaacttccgacttcaactgtaccgtATGTATCATTTTTCAGAAACATAGTTCAAAGTAAACAAGTTGGTGAGAGACAACAAGTGAACAAAATACTTCACAACTAGCCTATTTAGATTTGAGCTGCCTccatcaaaatacattttttcccgCATCCCCTCACCAAATGAATCAGTCCTTTGAGTTGAACCCTTGCTTTACAGGTCACAACTTTCCCTGACGTTTGCCACCAGACAATGGAGCCACTACAAAGCTAAAGGGGCTTCATTCTGCCCCTGACCTAATCCTGCACAAACGAGACGAAAGCCAGATTTCACAGGCTTGTGCTTCACAATGACTAGACTGGCGggagttttattttttttatacacatacacacacacacacacacacacacacgtgtgcgtgtgtatggCCGAATGGCAGAGAGAATGACAAAGTCATCTacacattatctctctctctgtccctctctcacaTAGACAGTCTCCCATACAGATCACAGCTGCCAATGTTCAAGCCCTCTCAGTCACAGACAGAGTTGACAAAGCAATCATCACCTGGACAATGAGCCTTTCACAGAGCCTTCCATACAGGGTAAGGCAGGGGATGCCAATACATGAACATGCAGGCAGCACTGACTTCTATGCATAGTAAAACAGCCCAGATAGGAATAATAAAAATCACATTCACATTCAGTGAGTAGCTAATGAACTAACTCAGAGTTGGCGTTGCCAGCAAGATATCCAAACCAACTGAGcaatattttatcaaaataaTCCCCACAAGCAACAACAAGGACAACACAATGGTTATTGGTCTTACTTCCCATGACTTCCAAGACCCAGAATATTAAATTAATCATTTCTAGGAACATATTCATAATAAGAACAACGATACAGAAATGTATAATCCCTAATGAATGGATAATGAATGAATCTATGGGACCAACGATAGATTATATGCCAGAGATCATAAACTACATTAAGCCGCAGGCCGATTTTTTTTCTTGAAAGGATAGTCAGGAGGCCAGAACATAATGACAAATCATTTGAAGACTGCAAATTTGAGGCCCAAACTGATATTTTTTACTAAAACGTaacaatttcaaaccttgcttagatttgtatacgatcacatatatctattatgcgtgggaagactttggaacagatttccaaattaaaatcacttggagctgattttttggtgttttttttgctcagaaaacttgggggggggggggggtcaaataaAATCACCCGCGGAATAAATTTGGTAAAACCCTGTTATATGCCCATCTGGTCCCGTTCACTTTTTTCTCAGTCTCTCTTTTCATGCTTCTGAGGATTAATGGAAAGAGAGCAACCTTACACCAAAGAAGAGCAAGAGCAAGCTTCTCTAGagctttctgtctttctttccctCCCCTTTTCTTTCCCCTTGCAGGTGGCCCCGTTCACCCTACTTTCAGAGAGGCTGCTAGGACGATGGAAGAATTCACATGTAAATAGGCCACTCGCTCGCTAAGACAGGAAAAAGATGAATCCTGATATGACAACCCTGCATAATGAGCAGCAGAGGAGTATGCATTATTGCTACTTCCCTTGAGTACAGTGTACACAGCTTGAAAATGTATACAGTTaagagaaaatatatttttactaCACAGGTAAATAAAATATTTCCACAAAAATATTAGATTCCGTCTTGATGTACATTTTCTTGCATTTTGAGAAAGCGAGTTGACGCACGACATTCCTAATCTCAAGGTTAGCTAGTAGAGTAGTGGAATGAGGAGTGGTTTTCTCCTTTCCTACAATTGTCTTCCTAAAGCGACACACAGTTGCCAGCGCAGACGTGAGACAATGCCTTTCCTACAGTGATCCTGTTACTGAGGAGAGGGACTTACTATCGTCACAGAGTTGACCTCAGCCAGGGTCAAGAGGtcaaataaaacccccacctagtAGGTGTCCAGGAAACTAGTTTGGAACAGGGATATCATGTGACGACGGGCCATTACAGGGCATGAATGTTACTTTCCCATGTTAGTTTATAATTGAGTTAGCAAAAGCAAAGTGTGAGAAAGAAAACCAGCTTCAGGATTTCCAAAGCTATGTCCAATCCTAATCCCTAGTTAATTACATCAGTGGATCAACGGAAGAGACCCTGCCACCAGGCCTGTATCAGGATCTGACCCCAAAACCAGTCCCATGATCACTCACACTCACTCCCATTACCTCCATTTCCTTGAATGGAGAGCAGGAAATGGGAATAGCAGGAATATGTCGCTGCCATCCAATAGGGTGTCCTTCCTTGGAAAACAAACTGGGAAGAGTTGCGCAACACAGATAAGGAGTGACACCCTCAAGATGAATCTTGGACCTGAGGCCgtactgtctgtctttctttaaaACCTGATGCATATCAATCAAAAGACAGACATTGTAAAATGGTGGTGTAGGTTTAACATTACTAATATCATTTGAATCAGGAAAGAAAGGACAGTGAAATGGCATCTATAACATACAGGACCATTACAAAACAGGTCTAATAATTTTGTCAAATACATCATGAGAACAAAAGAGCAAATTCTGCACTTGAAGTGGAGCATTGTAAAGAACAGAATAACAGGGGCAACATATGCAAATATAGTACTATATTTAGTAGGTCAACTGCTGCTCCCCCTGCTGCTCTACAGTACAAGGTTACGATTGTTCTAAAGGGATGGGTGAGCAACAGGCATCACTTCACTGAGCTATGTGACAACAGCCTCTCCCCATCACAGAAATGCTCTGCCTCCCAAGCCTCCAGTTTCCTCCTGCCCCAGCCTGTTGTACAGGGTATGGCATCTGGCTTGGCATGCAGAGTAGACTGCCCTGACTGCATTGCTGAGCCTCTCGGCTCCAGAAAACATAAAAGGACTCCAGGCCCTATAATCACACTGCAAGTAAACACTCAACCACCATCACCTTAATCATATCCTTCTTGTTTACTTtcagaaagagaaaaaaggaaggaGATCCATTATCCATCAGTACAAAGTGTGAGCAACTAAGATTCATTTTTGATTTACTTCAGTTTCTTTCAAATATGACAATCAGAGGACATACATTTTACACATCTCATCAGATCTTCAGAACTCCTCTGAAAATATTATGACGACAAATAATCGAAATAGAAATAGCCTTCATACAAAACAAAAGCAGTGCTGCAAAGAGGCTTTATTAAAGATGAAAACATGAAACACATATCCCATCTATTGTCCATGTGGCCAATAGGGACCCAGTACAGGTGCCTTTTTTTGAAGCAACTAAACTCTTTGTGTAATAAGCTCTATTGGGAAACCTCAAGGCTGTAAACTCCATCATCAAAAAAGGTCATCTAAAGTGCATTAACAAACAGACAGTAGAGGTACACTAGACAGAGAAAAAGCACAAGACTGTACCTTCCTTTTGAGAAGGAAAGAAACatgggggggaaaaaatacaAAAGGTACAACATTTAAAAGTAGCTTAGGCACTCTTTACAAGGTTCAAAAGTTCCCTTTGCGGAAGACCACATTTGTCGTCCTCCCACTAACCTTTGTAGAGAAAAGTGACTTATTTTCTGTTCTTCGTCAAACTTGTCATTTTTGAAGTAGCCATTACTAATGGTCTAATACCAAGGATCAAAACCATTCTTTGTAACGACAACTTAAAAATTCCTATATAAAATCATAAACACCAAATCCTTTACCTTCATAGTGCTTTCTCAACCACTAAAAAGCAACAAATACTGAAGATGAAGCAAGAGACTTTGCTGTCTGAGACACGAGAACCTACAGTTTAACAGTGACTGATAAAACTCAGTGTGCCGAGCCTATGGGAGAATTCCTATATACACCCAGGTGCGAGAACATCTCCTTTTGTCCTTCATTTAGTTCATTCATTTCACTCCTTGATCATCTCTTTTTCTTCTGTTGGCGGAGCATCTTTCTCCGTTTAAGGATCATGTCATGGAGTCTCTCAATGCCATCTTTCAGTCCGTCTCCTATGATGGCACAGGTGGGCTGCAGGTGCCAAGGCGTGCCAGGGCCCAGTTCCTTCAACGCTAGCGCCTTTTCAATCTCCGCCAGGCTCAGAGAGTGCCTCAGGTCTTGCTTGTTAGCCACCACTAGAAGTGGCACTCCCTGGTTGTCTCCGGTCTTGGCGATCTTATGGAGCTCCGTTTTAGCCTCCTCCATGCGTTCGGCATCTACAGAGTCCACCACGAATACAATTCCGTCGGTACAGCGTGTGTATGACTTCCACAATGGACGCAACTTCTCTTGACCACCCACGTCCCAGAAATGGAAGGTCACTGTCCTGTGGCCGCCCAAAGACACATTGACCTTTTCTGCGTTGAAGCCTTTGGTAGGCACTGTGTTGACAAACTCATTGAACTGCAACCTATACAGGACAGTTGTTTTACCTGCAGAGTCCAGTCCCAAAATGGCGATATGGAATGACTGAAAGAAGGGGATTCTTGAGAGGAAGGTCTGTGGTTCTGATAATCTATTCCCCATCTTTTCTCATATGGGGAACAACAGGTGGAATAAAAGGGTTGGTCTACTTCTCCAACGATGATTGGCACTGATTATATTCCAATTAGATTGCAACAGTGacctaaaaacaaaacaaattttACTTCAGCCAAGCAAAAAAAGGACACAAATATAAGTCTACCACAAACTTAATTCGACACAGAATACCTATAGACTATATAAAGGTTATCATATCAGTTATCCATGTGTTATTCACTTATTGGTGGCAGCATTTGACCTGAGTACTGCCAAATGCATATGACATTCATTAGACACCCTCAATTATAAAGGCTCAAATGAAAATACAATGCAGAAATACCGGACTTTGTCAAGGTATGCTACACACTTGAATTTTAGGCGGCAGCAATGCACAAGCCTATTGCCAAGGACAGGTGCGTAAATTAATATAAAGTCGATAGTCATACAGATGCTGACAGCCAGAAACGTCACTTGCCTCTTACCAGGCTCTCAAATTGCGGCATAAATCTTTTTAACAGCCTACAACCGTTCCGTCCAGCCAGACATTTTCGTGCAGGGCATCACTTACATCTATCCACTCTGAATATGCGGAACTGTGTTCACGAGGTCCAGTAACATGTTATCCAATGTTCACAATACAGGGATTCCGATGGACTGTCGCGCAGTCAGCAGCGTCCTATTATTTTACAAGACGGTTTCATTCCCATAGAATAATACTGCAGTGCAATTTGTGGAAAACCCTACTCATGTTCTAGCAAACGATTGGTTTAAGGGGAAGTCCATCAATAATGTATCCTCTCAAACCACGCCCATCACCTGTTGCTGTAACGTCATTATTCCAGCCAATAGATTTATTATACTATCATTACGCAATACTATGCAACATGAACAATGCCTAAAATAAAAACGTATCTGATAGTAGGCTAGTTCAAAGTCTAAACATAATATTTACGAATGGTTATTAACATAACATAGCAAGCCAAGCATTCTGTAGGCTATATTCGTAAAAGTCGAAGTAAAAGAAACTAAAAGTAAAAGAAAAGTCACAAAATAGTTTGTGAAAcgaatgtattaaaataaacaaCTTATTGAACTATAATACAATGCCTACCTTAGCGTTTTTTTGTGCTGTGTTGGTGTGTCGCGTGTGCCTTGGTTTGGGTTTTGATACAGGCTAAACAGCGCCGCCGCCGTCATGCGCCCTTTTCTGTTTACTTTCAAACTGATTGGTCAATAGTACAAAATGTATCCCACACATACTGAATTTAATGACAATAATCACAGAATTAATTGTATAAATTATAATCCTGCGGTATCTATTGAAATAAtgttaattatatatatttaaaaataaatacggTAGCCTATGTTTT
The sequence above is drawn from the Salmo salar chromosome ssa05, Ssal_v3.1, whole genome shotgun sequence genome and encodes:
- the LOC106605206 gene encoding ADP-ribosylation factor-like protein 4A — translated: MGNRLSEPQTFLSRIPFFQSFHIAILGLDSAGKTTVLYRLQFNEFVNTVPTKGFNAEKVNVSLGGHRTVTFHFWDVGGQEKLRPLWKSYTRCTDGIVFVVDSVDAERMEEAKTELHKIAKTGDNQGVPLLVVANKQDLRHSLSLAEIEKALALKELGPGTPWHLQPTCAIIGDGLKDGIERLHDMILKRRKMLRQQKKKR